In Vigna unguiculata cultivar IT97K-499-35 chromosome 3, ASM411807v1, whole genome shotgun sequence, a single genomic region encodes these proteins:
- the LOC114179348 gene encoding uncharacterized protein LOC114179348, translated as MEFHRSDSSSSPSSSMPTPNTTDPKKPSTDPMHSWWESVSKARSRIHALAAILPSSSHDPLSSLADSDRPALSLLSSSAAYSAVSASLSGSHSDPLCHWLYDTFLSADPHLRLVVLSFVPLLTGLYLSRIHSPEPPSLAGFEAVLLALYAAETRSRNGKPLLVTIPDLSHPSIYHAPLRKPQSLSPPSVGLISPPLEPQLGVKSTKRPAIVGVALHSFFSQISHMPAWSKLDFCQFAAAWAGSAPCPCRNQFDDATVPEHNEIRDAKGERIPLPWEILQPSLRILGHCLLGPLNSQDVKDAASFAVRCLYARASHDLVPQAILATRSLIQLDVRTAEAAKANAGSNSNSNTPTKVKKPEILLVSK; from the coding sequence ATGGAGTTCCACCGCAGCGATTCATCGTCGTCGCCGTCTTCGTCCATGCCCACACCCAACACCACCGATCCCAAGAAACCTTCAACCGACCCAATGCACTCCTGGTGGGAGTCAGTGTCCAAGGCTCGTTCACGCATCCACGCCCTCGCCGCCATCCTCCCCTCCTCCTCCCACGACCCCCTCTCCTCTCTCGCCGACTCCGACCGCCCCGCCCTCTCCCTACTCTCCTCCTCCGCCGCCTACTCCGCCGTCTCAGCCTCCCTCTCCGGCTCCCACTCCGACCCCCTCTGCCACTGGCTCTACGACACCTTCCTCTCCGCCGACCCCCATCTCCGCCTTGTCGTACTCTCCTTCGTCCCTCTCCTCACCGGTCTCTACCTCTCCCGCATCCACTCCCCTGAGCCTCCTTCCCTCGCCGGCTTCGAGGCCGTCCTCCTCGCCCTCTACGCCGCCGAGACCAGATCCCGCAACGGCAAACCCCTCCTCGTAACCATCCCTGACCTCTCCCACCCCTCCATCTACCACGCCCCTCTCCGGAAACCCCAATCCCTCTCCCCTCCCTCCGTCGGCCTCATCTCCCCTCCCTTGGAACCCCAACTCGGCGTCAAATCCACCAAACGCCCCGCCATCGTCGGCGTCGCCCTCCACTCCTTCTTCTCCCAGATCTCCCACATGCCCGCCTGGTCCAAGCTCGACTTCTGCCAATTCGCCGCCGCCTGGGCCGGCTCCGCCCCCTGCCCCTGCCGCAATCAGTTCGACGACGCCACGGTTCCTGAACACAACGAGATTCGCGACGCCAAAGGCGAGAGAATCCCTCTCCCCTGGGAGATTCTCCAACCCTCGCTCCGAATCCTCGGACACTGTCTCTTGGGGCCGTTGAACTCTCAGGACGTGAAGGACGCGGCTTCCTTCGCGGTCCGCTGTTTGTACGCTCGTGCCTCGCATGATTTGGTCCCGCAGGCCATTCTCGCCACCAGGAGTCTCATTCAGCTCGATGTGAGGACCGCTGAGGCTGCCAAGGCTAATGCTGGTTCCAACTCCAATTCCAACACACCCACCAAGGTCAAGAAGCCTGAGATTCTCTTGGTTTCcaagtga